One genomic segment of Hordeum vulgare subsp. vulgare chromosome 2H, MorexV3_pseudomolecules_assembly, whole genome shotgun sequence includes these proteins:
- the LOC123427751 gene encoding altered inheritance rate of mitochondria protein 25-like has protein sequence MRRLPGLLFQAAAAGRAAARASSSHVSGSRGFSSGGGGSPLPRGWLRRLWIEELKREKEAARKLRVCNAAAKAGGAGEDPLGYLANAARAFVNSGSAAAGVDKVRSGGAARGEAAPSKGGQYDPKDLPYLEAKLEPLLSRANLLIARDVEWANIMFAFEQESRYIIMDPLFSQSPVGYIREKSNVIFRQLLRSRRPFTAQFTDAMGNEIFTVRRPFWFINSSIYAEVDGKEVGVVHRRWHLWRRIYDLYLGNKQFAVVENPGFWNWTFTLIDEDENVLAQIDRNWRGIGFELFTDAGQYAIRFGDDGQSSRLGLDIEKLHVVRPLSLPERSVALALAVSLDSDYFSRRGGWGLPFLIATE, from the exons ATGAGGCGGCTGCCCGGGCTGCTCTTCCAGGCCGCCGCGGCcgggagggcggcggcgagggccaGCAGCAGCCACGTCAGCGGTTCCAGGGGGTTCTCCAGCGGAGGGGGCGGGTCCCCGCTGCCCCGGGGATGGCTGCGGAGGCTGTGGATTGAGGAGCTGAAGAGGGAGAAGGAAGCTGCGAGGAAACTGAGGGTATGCAACGCGGCCGCCAAGGCCGGAGGCGCTGGCGAGGACCCGCTCGGCTATTTGGCCAACGCCGCGCGCGCGTTCGTGAATTCCGGGTCCGCCGCGGCGGGGGTTGACAAGGTGAGGTCTGGGGGAGCAGCCCGCGGCGAGGCGGCCCCGTCTAAAGGCGGCCAGTATGACCCCAAGGACCTCCCGTACCTAGAG GCCAAACTGGAGCCTCTCCTCTCAAGAGCCAACCTCCTTATAGCCAGAGATGTGGAATGGGCAAATATCATGTTTGCTTTCGAGCAG GAGAGTAGATATATCATAATGGATCCACTCTTTTCCCAGTCT CCTGTAGGATATATTCGAGAGAAAAGCAATGTCATCTTTAGGCAG TTACTTCGGTCAAGACGGCCATTTACTGCACAATTTACTGATGCTATGGGTAATGAGATATTCACG GTCCGCCGGCCATTTTGGTTCATCAACAGCTccatttatgcagaagtggatggCAAG GAGGTAGGTGTAGTCCACAGGCGCTGGCATCTTTGGCGTAGAATTTATGATCTGTACTTAGG GAACAAGCAATTTGCTGTGGTTGAGAATCCTGGATTTTGGAACTGGACCTTTACCCTGATTGATGAAGATGAAAATGTGTTGGCCCAGATTGACCGTAATTGGAGGGGAATTGGTTTTGAG CTCTTCACGGATGCCGGTCAGTATGCAATTCGGTTTGGTGATGATGGGCAAAGCAGTAGACTTGGTCTCGAT ATCGAAAAACTACATGTTGTTCGCCCATTGAGTTTACCTGAAAGGTCCGTGGCTCTTGCTCTGGCGGTGTCCCTGGACTCTGATTACTTCTCTAGGAGAGGGGGCTG GGGGCTGCCTTTTCTCATCGCCACAGAGTAG